Below is a genomic region from Flavobacterium ginsengisoli.
GCATTAAAGCCAAATGTCCTTGGTGTAAAGCGCCCATTGTAGGTACAAATCCGATAGTTGAATTTGCGGTTTTGATAGTTTTAAGATAGGCTATCAACGCTGCTTTACTGTAGAAAATATGCATTGAGGTATTATTAAAATTTATGCAAACATAATATATTAGTTATAAACTGCATAAAATTTTGTAATTTTGCGACGTTTTTATTACCAAAATTAAGTAAAATACTATTATGAAAGATAAGAGGATATTATATGTATCATCTGAAGTCGTGCCTTACTTGGCTGAAAATGAGGTTTCTTTAATGTCTTATGACGTTCCGAAAATGATTAATGACCAAGGCGGCCAGATAAGAATTTTCATGCCAAGATATGGGAATATAAATGAGAGAAGACATCAATTGCATGAAGTGATAAGACTTTCAGGGATGAATTTGGTAGTGAATGACTTAGATATGCCATTGATTATTAAAGTAGCATCGATTCCAAAAGAAAGAATTCAGGTTTATTTTATCGATAATGATGAATATTTCAAACGTAAAGCAACTTTTACAGATGAAGAAGGTGCTTTATACCCTGATAATGATGAAAGAGCAATTTTCTTTGCCAAAGGTGTCGTTGAGACCGTAAAAAAATTAAACTGGGTTCCAGATATTATACATGTTCATGGCTGGCTTGCGGCAATGCTTCCTATATATATGAAGCATTATTATAAACATGAAGCATTGTTTTCTGAAACGAAAATTATTACTTCTGTTTACGGGCAATCGTTTGATGAGAACTTAGACTTAGAAATGATAAATAAAGTTAAATTTGATGGTGTTCCTCATGAAGCAGTATCAGATTTAGAAGTGCCAAATTATGAGAACGTTTTAAAAGCTAGTATTTTACATTCTGATGGCGTAATCATTGCGTCAGAAAATGTTTCCCCAAGTTTAACAAAATTTATAGAATCTTCAGGAAAACCTTTTTTACCTTTCGCCACGAAAGATGCATTTGCTGACGCTTATACAAATTTCTACAGAACATTTGGACTTTAAATTTTAATTTTATTATTAGACATGTATAGAACTTCTTTTTTTAAGAAAACTCTTTTAGCTGTAATGGCTGTTTTTTTATATTCTTGTGACAAAGATTTTAATGCGATTGGTGAGGGTTTAGTTGGTGATGATCATTTTGGACTTGAAGCTGTAAAATACGACGTTTTAGCATATAATCAAGAAGTGACTCCTATTCAGTCAAGTAATATAGCTCCAAACAATGCTTTGGGTATTTTTGATAATCCGCTCTTTGGAACTACAACTGCAAATTTTGTTACTCAGCTAGGGCTTGCTACTTATTCTCCAACAATTGGAGAATCTCCTGTAATTGATAGTGTTAGAATACAGATTCCGTATTACAGTCATATTACAGCTACTGATGCTAACGGGAATAATACTTATGAGCTTGATTCTATTTACGGAGATAAAAACGGGAAAATAAAGTTAAGTATTTACGAGTCTGGAATCCAGATGAGAACCAGTTACTTTAGTGGAGGTAGCCAGTTGCCACAATATTATTACACAGATCAAAATACTGAATTTAATAGTAAAAAAATTGGAGCATTATTAAATGATAGTGCTAATAGACTTGAAAACGAGGAATTCTTTTTCAGTGCGAAAGAGTACAAGGATAGTATTACAACTGATGGTAACAAAACGCTTTTAAGGGTAAAGCCTGAAATGCGTTTGCATTTAAAAAAGCAATTTTTTCAAGATAAAATCTTGAAAGCGGTTGCATCAAAACTTTCTACAGAAGATCTTTTTCAGGAATATTTTAGAGGTTTATATTTTAATGTTGAAAAATCTGGGTCTAGTCCAAGCAATATGGCATTGATGAATTTTAGTGAAGGTAAAATTACGATTTACTACAAAGCTAAAACAGCGTCAACTGAAGACACTGATAGTACCATGGAAGACAAAACAATTGTCTTGAATTTGAAAGGAATTAATGCAACGACATCTAGTACAGCTAACTTTCTTCAAGATACTCGAAGTTCGGAATATCAGAACGCTATTACAAGTGCAAATAAAACAGATGGAGACGATAAGCTCTATTTAAAAGGAGGAGAAGGATCTTTGGCAGTTGTAAAACTTTTTAATCCGACCGATGTAATGGGTTATGATGATAACGGGCAGGTTGTAAATAAGCCAAATAATGTTCCAGATGAATTAGATGAAATTAGGCATAATGTTACTACTAAAAACTGGAAAGTTAACGAAGCTAATTTGGTTTTCTACATCGATGCTGATAAAATGAAAGGCACAGAAGAACCAAATAGGGTTTATTTATACGATTTGACAAATAATGCCGTTTTAGTAGATTACTCTACAGATGCTTTATCTACCTATGGAGGATTAATTACTCTTGATTCTGATAAAAGAGGAAAAAGTTATAAAATTAGAATCACAGGACATATTCGTAATCTGATAAAAGATGCAACGGCAAAAAATGTTGATTTAGGTCTGGTTGTTTCTCAAAGTTCAGCAGTACTTGCGTTTAATGCATTGAAGAATAAAAATGAGCTTATATCTGTAGCACCAAGAACATCAGTTATGAGTCCTTTAGGCACAGTCTTATTTGGAGGGAAAAAGGGAGGAGCTCCTGACTCAGATCAGGAAAAGAAAAGATTGAGGCTTGAAGTCTACTACACGAAACCAAATTAATAAATATATATGTGTGGAATTGTTGGATATATCGGTCACCGAGATGCCTATCCTATTGTAATAAAAGGATTAAAGCGTCTTGAGTACAGAGGATATGATAGTGCCGGCGTTATGTTATATGACGACGAATCGGGAATTAAAGTTTGTAAAACCAAAGGAAAAGTTTCTGATCTTGAAGCTAAAGCTAATGAGGGTTTTTCAACAATTGGTAATATTGGAATTGGACATACGCGTTGGGCAACTCACGGGGTTCCAAATGACGTGAATTCTCACCCTCATCTTTCTAATTCTGGAGATTTGGCAATTATCCATAACGGAATTATTGAGAATTATGCTCCTTTGAAAGAAGAGCTTATCAAAAGAGGATATACTTTTAAGTCGGATACAGATACTGAAGTTTTAGTTAATTTAATAGAAGAGGTTCAGAAGAAAGAAAATATTAAATTAGGTAAAGCTGTCCAGGTTGCATTAAACCAAGTTGTAGGTGCGTATGCAATTGCTGTTTTTGATAGAAAAAATCCAAACGAAATTGTAGCGGCTAGATTAGGAAGTCCGTTGGCAATTGGAGTTGGAGAAGGGGAGTATTTTGTTGCTTCTGATGCTTCACCGTTTATCGAGTACACTTCTAATGCTGTTTATTTAGAAGATGGCGAAATGGCGAATATCAGGTTGCATAAGCCAATCAAAATTAGAAAAAATTCAAGATGACTCTTTAGTGGATCCTTACATTCAAGAACTTCAAATGAACTTGGAGCAGATTGAAAAAGGCGGGTATGATCATTTCATGCTTAAAGAAATCTACGAACAGCCAAGCGTAATTAAAGATACTTACAGAGGAAGACTTCATGCTAATGAAGGAATTGTTCAGATGGCCGGTGTAGAGGATAATCTAGAGAAATTTTTAAACGCAAAAAGAATTTTAATTGTTGCTTGCGGAACTTCTTGGCACGCAGGGTTAGTAGCAGAATATATCTTTGAGGAATTTACACGTATTCCTGTTGAAGTAGAATATGCTTCTGAATTTAGATACAGAAACCCAATTATAAATAAAGATGACGTAGTTATAGCGATTTCACAATCTGGGGAAACTGCAGATACTATGGCAGACTATTAAACTGGCTAAAGAAAACGGAGCGTTTGTATTTGGAGTATGTAACGTAGTGGGTTCTTCTATTTCTAGAGAAAGTCATGCTGGTGCTTACACGCACGCAGGACCAGAAATTGGAGTAGCTTCTACAAAAGCGTTTACTACTCAAATCACAGTTCTTACTATGATTGCTTTACGTTTAGGAAAAGCAAAAGGGACATTGTCAAATACAGATTTTCATACTTACCTACAAGAATTAGAAATTATTCCTGAGAAAGTGTCTGAAGCGTTAGAAACTGATGCTAGAGCTAAAGAAATTGTCTGCTGCTTTTAAAGATGCGCCAAACTGTCTTTATTTAGGTAGAGGATACAATTTCCCTGTAGCATTAGAAGGTGCATTGAAATTAAAAGAGATCTCATATATCCATGCAGAAGGTTATCCAGCTGCCGAAATGAAACACGGTCCGATTGCTTTAATTGACGAACATATGCCGGTTATTGTTATTGCTCCTAAACAAGGACATTACGACAAGATTGTGAGTAATATTCAGGAAATTAAATCAAGAAGCGGTAAAATCATTGCGGTAGTTACAAAAGGAGATACTCAAGTACGCGAATTAGCAGATTATGTAATCGAAATTCCAGATACTTCAGATGCATTATCGCCACTGGTTACTACTATTCCTTTACAATTGCTTTCTTACTATATTGCTGTAATGAGAGGTTGTAATGTAGATCAGCCACGTAACTTAGCAAAATCGGTTACGGTAGAATAAGTTTGTTTTTCAAAATATAAATATGTTAAAAAAGCGAGATTTAGGTCTCGCTTTTTTTTATTGCCAATAATTTTTTTACGCATATGTATTTTTATGAAATTTTCAATTTTTTGATAAAATATTATATGTATGCATAGTAAACTGATTTTTCTTTAGGTTTTCTTTGTTTTTATTTTAATAAAATCAATTAGTGAATAGTTAAAATATAGTGCAAAACAATGATAAATATCGATTTTATTTAACATTTTTTTATGCATATTAAAATATTTGCTTATTTTGGCTATATATACTAACAAAAAACTAACCCAAAATGAGAGTCTACTTGCTAATTATGTTGTTATTCAGCGGAGTGTCCTTTGCACAGAATACAATTACAGGTTCGGTTACCGATGGTAACAAACAATCTATCCCTGGTGCCAATGTTGTTGTTGTCGGAGAAAACAGTGGTGCTTCTACTGATTTTGACGGATCGTTTAAATTAACTACTAATGCTAAATTGCCTTTGTCTATAAAGGTTTCTGCGGTAGGATTTGAGACTAAAACGATAAGCGTAACAACGGCAAATCAAAAAGTGAATGTGATTTTAAAAGATGAAGAAACTAAACTGGATGAAATCGTTGTTGCTGCATCGAGAACACCAGAAAGAATTCTAGAGTCTCCTGTAACTATTGAAAGAATGGGTGTGCAGGAAATCAAAAAAACTGCTTCTCCTTCTTTTTATGATGGTTTAGAAAACATGAAAGAAGTGCAGATGAATACTAGTAGTATGTCATTCAAGTCAATCAATACGAGAGGATTTGCTACTGTGGCTAATACTCGTTTTATGCAGTTGGTAGATGGAATGGATAACTCGTCTCCATTATTAAACTTTGTTTTGGGGAATATGATTGGAGTTTCAGAAATTGATGTTCAAAGTGTTGAGTTGCTTCCAGGAGCATCATCTGCTTTGTATGGAGCAAATGCTTTTAATGGAATTTTATTTATGACAAGTAAAAGTCCGTTTACCAATCAGGGTGTTTCAACTTATTTTAAATATGGTGCGACTTCGCAAGAAGCAGCTGGAACAAATAGTTTTTATGATTTTGGTATCCGATTCGCTCATGCTTTTAATAAATATTTTGCAAGCAAAAGCAAACTTTACTTATATGCAAGCTACAGATTGGTATGCAACAAATTATAATGATAAAACGAGAGCAGGTATTGATAGAACAGATCCTAACTATGATGGTATTAACGTTTATGGTGATGAGGCTTCGACAAATATTAGAGGTGTTGGTCAAAAATTGGAAACGATGGGATTGATTCCTGTTGGAGCATCTAATCTTCTTCCGAATTCAAATGTTAGTAGAACGGGTTATAACGAAATTGATTTGACAGATAATAAAGCGGCTAATAAGAAAATTGATTTCTCTTTGCACGGAAGACCTTTTGGCGATGAAAGATTGGAAATTATCTGGCAGAGTAAATTTGGAACTGGAAATGCGGTTTACCAAGGAGCAAACAGATATTATTTAAATGACTTTTTTATGCAACAGCATAAATTAGAGTTTAGAGGAAAAAACTTCTTCGTGAGAGGGTATATGACAGGAGAGGATGGAGGTCATTCTTACGATATGGTATTTACAGGAATTAATGTAAATAGAAAATGGAAAGACGATAATACTTGGTTTGGACAATATGCGGGAGCTTATATTCAAGGAACTTTAGCAGGTATGAATCCGCAACAAGCCAATGCTTTGGCAAGATCTACAGCAGATACAGGTCGTTTTTTACCAGGTACAGCTGAATTTAAAAATGCATTTAATCAAGTTATAAATGATCCAGATGTTTTAAGCGGATCGAGATTGGTGGATAATTCTAAAATGTATCACTCAGATGCAAACTATAATTTCAGAGATATTATAAAATTTGCTGAAATTCAAGTCGGAGGTTCTTTTAGATCTTATGAGTTAAATTCTCACGGAAGAATTTATACGGATGCTACTAGCTTGATTAATTATAATGAGTACGGAGCTTATGCACAGTTGATGAAAAAGTTTCTGGATGATAGAATGAAGTTTACAGGATCGCTTCGTTATGATAAATCTAAAAACTTTGATGGTAATTACTCTCCTCGTTTATCTCTTGTTTATTCTGCTGGAGAAAAGAGAAACCATAATTTCAGAGGATCTTTTCAAACAGGTTTTAGAAACCCGACAACTCAAGATCAATATATCGGATTTAATATTGGTAATGCAGTATTGTTAGGTTCTGCTCCAGATAACTTAACTAGATTTAATGAAACTTTCAGTCTTAGCGCAGAAGGTCAGCTTTATGCTGGAAGTCCTACAAAGATTATGAATGGTAATGATGCTTATGGCAACTCTTACTTGGCAAGTTCTGTTACAGCATTTTCTGCAATGGCAGGAACTAATCCTGTGGCAGCGGCTGCGTTATTGAAAAAATCAAGAGCTAATTATGTGAAGCCAGAAGAAGTAAAGGCTTTTGAGGTTGGATATCGTTCTATTTTTGAAGGTACATCAATCGATATTAATGGGTATTATAATATCTACAATAATTTTATTGGTAATTTAAATGTGGTTTCTACTTTTTACGGGACAGCTCAGGATAGTCCTAATCTGCCAGTGCCTGGTAATCCTGTTACAGATGCTGGTGCACAATCTATACGTGCTCTTCAAAACGGAGAATATAGAGCATATCAATTGTATACAAATTCAGATGTAGAGATTCATTCATTAGGATTTGGAGTTGGTCTTTCTAGAAAAATAATTAGCGATTTCGAATTAGGATTAAACTATAATTATGCTCAATTTGATTTTGATCAAGCTAAAGACCCAAGTTTTGAGGCTGGATTTAATACGCCAAAACATAGAGTTAAAGTATCTCTTGGAAATGATAAATTATTCAAAAACTTCGGATTTAATGTAAGTGGAAGATGGAACAGCGAGTACGAATGGGAATCTAACTTTGCAGATGGTACAATCAAATCTGCGACAGTAATTGATGCTCAAATAAATTATGGAATTCCAAAATTGAAATCTGTTGTAAAATTAGGAGTCGCTAATATTGGCGGTAAAGAATATTACCAAGTTATTGGAGCTGGATTAATCGGACAGCAATATTTTGCTTCTTGGACTATTAACCCATAATTGATTATTAACTCTAAGTCAAATTCATTATTTGTGTTTCTAGATCTATGTCGAGAAACAGATAATTATAAAAAATATAGATTATGATAAAAAATTTCAAGTGGCTTTTATTGGTTTCATTGACCTTTGTAGCCTGTAATAGTGATGATAATACCTCGGAAGTAATTGATTCAACAGATGGCTTGCCTTTAACTTCCGGTTCGGCTGATTTTGCTAAATATGTTGCTTTGGGAGATTCCTTTGCGGCTGGTTTTAGTGACAATGCTTTATTTATTAAAGGACAGCAAGGAGCATATACTAATATTATTGCTCAGCAATTTGCTTTAATAACTAATGCAACTTTTAGTACTCCACTAACTAATGATAATATAGGGGGATTATTATTAGGCGGTAATGTTATTAGTGGACCGCGCTTGTATTTTAATGGAAAGGCTCCTGTTCCTGTAGAAGGAGTTCCGTCAACAGAAGTTAGTACACATCTTTCAGGTACTTTTAATAATTTGGGAGTTCCTGGTGCAAGAAGTTATCACTTAGTTGCTTCGGGTTATGGTAACGTGGCTGGAGTAGCAACGGGGAAAGCTAATCCGTATTTTGCAAGATTTGCAAGTTCTCCAACAACAACAGTTTTAGCCGATGCAATTGCACAATCACCCACTTTTTTCTCTTTATGGATTGGAGGAAATGATGTCTTAGGATATGCTACATCAGGAGGTACAGGTAAGGATCAAACAGGTAATATGGATCCGTCGACTTATTCGGGAAGCGATATTACAGATCCAACCGTATTTAAAATGGTTTATACTAGTATAATTGATGGATTAACGGCTAAAGGGGCAAAGGGCGTAATAGCAAACTTGCCTAACATTACATCATTGCCTTATTTTACAACTGTTCCGTATAATCCTGTAGGATTAACAGCAGAGAAAGCGACTCAATTAAATGCTGGATATGCAACTTATAATGGAGGCTTGCAACAATTAAAGTCTTTAGGGCTATTGAGCGCTGATGAAGTTGCAAAAAGAACGATAAAATTTGTAGTTGGAAACAATCCCGTTGTAATTGAAGATAGTTATTTAACGAATCTTTCCGCTTATAGGCTTCCTTCATATAGACAAGCTACAAAAGATGATTTAGTGGTTTTAACTGCTATGAACTTTATAGGTACGCTTGTAGGTGAAGATCAGACAAAGGTTAATGGGGTTTCTGTGCCTTTAGAAGACAAATGGGTGTTAACTAAAGATGAAATTGATGAAGTGGCTAAAGCAACGAAGTCTTATAATGAAACTATTGTGGAAGTGGCTACGGCTAAAAATTTAGCTATTTTAGATACGGAAACTCTAATGAAGCAAATTGCAGGTGCTGGAATTACGGCTAATGGCTTTACAATGAAGTCTACATTTGTTACGGGAGGTACGTTTTCTTTAGACGGAGTTCATCCGTCACCAAGAGGGTATGCTCTGATTGCTAATAAATTCATCGAAGCTATCAATGCTAAGTATGGATCAAACTTAAATGGAGTAAATATTGGTAACTATCCGGTTATGTTTCCTAAAGTTTTATAATTGTAATATTGCCATTATTTTAATATCAAAAAACCGCTCATTTTTACAGATGAAGCGGTTTTTTTCTTTTATTAAAAAAATGCTGTTTTTGTTATTTTTTAGCCAAGTTTTATGAATCAAACAAAATCATGGTATTTTTTATGAAAAAAAATTGATTTTATATTTTAAAAAATTATCTTTGCGCTCTGAAAAAAGAGGTATTTTCGATAAACCTAAATAGCTATTTAATAAATACATAAGTAATGTCAAAAGTAATAGGAAAAGTTGCTCAAATCATTGGACCAGTAGTTGACGTAGTTTTCAACGGTAAAGATGTTGAACTTCCAAAAATTTATGATTCACTAGAAGTCACTAAAAAAGATGGAACTATCTTAGTTCTAGAAGTACAATCTCACATTGGGGAAAACACTGTTCGTACAATCTCTATGGACTCTACAGACGGTTTGTCTAGAGGATATGAGGTAGTTGGAACTGGTAATCCAATCCAAATGCCAATCGGTCCAGACGTATATGGACGTTTATTTAATGTTGTTGGAGATGCCATTGACGGTTTAGGTAATTTACCTAAAACAGGAGAAAACGGTTTGCCTATTCACAGACAAGCTCCTAAATTTGAAGATTTATCAACTTCATCTGAAGTTTTATTCACAGGTATTAAAGTAATCGATTTGATCGAGCCTTATGCAAAAGGAGGTAAAATTGGATTGTTTGGTGGTGCTGGTGTTGGTAAAACAGTATTGATTCAGGAGTTGATCAACAATATCGCAAAAGGTCACGGTGGACTTTCAGTATTCGCTGGAGTAGGTGAAAGAACACGTGAAGGAAATGACTTGCTTCGTGAGATGTTAGAGTCAGGAATTATTAAATACGGTGATGATTTCATGCACTCTATGGAAAATGGAGGATGGGATTTATCTAAAGTAGATATGCCAGGAATGAGAGAGTCTAAAGCTACTTTCGTTTTCGGACAAATGAATGAGCCACCTGGAGCTCGTGCACGTGTGGCACTTTCAGGATTATCTATCGCTGAGTATTTCCGTGATGGAGCTGGATCTGATCAAGGTAAAGATGTATTATTCTTCGTTGATAATATCTTCCGTTTTACACAAGCAGGTTCTGAGGTATCGGCACTTTTAGGGCGTATGCCTTCTGCGGTAGGTTACCAACCAACATTAGCAACAGAGATGGGTGCTATGCAAGAGCGTATTACATCTACAAACAAAGGATCTATTACATCTGTACAAGCGGTTTACGTTCCTGCGGATGACTTAACTGACCCTGCGCCAGCTACAACTTTCGCGCACTTAGATGCAACAACTGTATTGTCTCGTAAAATTGCTGAGTTAGGTATCTATCCTGCGGTTGACCCGTTAGATTCTACTTCAAGAATTTTGACTCCACATATCTTAGGAGATGAGCACTACAACTGCGCACAGAGAGTAAAAGAAATTCTTCAAAAATACAAACAATTACAAGATATCATCGCGATCTTAGGTATGGAAGAATTATCTGAAGAAGATAAACTTGCAGTATCTAGAGCACGTCGTGTA
It encodes:
- the atpD gene encoding F0F1 ATP synthase subunit beta is translated as MSKVIGKVAQIIGPVVDVVFNGKDVELPKIYDSLEVTKKDGTILVLEVQSHIGENTVRTISMDSTDGLSRGYEVVGTGNPIQMPIGPDVYGRLFNVVGDAIDGLGNLPKTGENGLPIHRQAPKFEDLSTSSEVLFTGIKVIDLIEPYAKGGKIGLFGGAGVGKTVLIQELINNIAKGHGGLSVFAGVGERTREGNDLLREMLESGIIKYGDDFMHSMENGGWDLSKVDMPGMRESKATFVFGQMNEPPGARARVALSGLSIAEYFRDGAGSDQGKDVLFFVDNIFRFTQAGSEVSALLGRMPSAVGYQPTLATEMGAMQERITSTNKGSITSVQAVYVPADDLTDPAPATTFAHLDATTVLSRKIAELGIYPAVDPLDSTSRILTPHILGDEHYNCAQRVKEILQKYKQLQDIIAILGMEELSEEDKLAVSRARRVQRFLSQPFHVAEQFTGIPGVLVDIKDTIKGFNMIIDGELDHLPEAAFNLKGSIQDAIEAGEKMLAEA
- a CDS encoding G-D-S-L family lipolytic protein, which translates into the protein MIKNFKWLLLVSLTFVACNSDDNTSEVIDSTDGLPLTSGSADFAKYVALGDSFAAGFSDNALFIKGQQGAYTNIIAQQFALITNATFSTPLTNDNIGGLLLGGNVISGPRLYFNGKAPVPVEGVPSTEVSTHLSGTFNNLGVPGARSYHLVASGYGNVAGVATGKANPYFARFASSPTTTVLADAIAQSPTFFSLWIGGNDVLGYATSGGTGKDQTGNMDPSTYSGSDITDPTVFKMVYTSIIDGLTAKGAKGVIANLPNITSLPYFTTVPYNPVGLTAEKATQLNAGYATYNGGLQQLKSLGLLSADEVAKRTIKFVVGNNPVVIEDSYLTNLSAYRLPSYRQATKDDLVVLTAMNFIGTLVGEDQTKVNGVSVPLEDKWVLTKDEIDEVAKATKSYNETIVEVATAKNLAILDTETLMKQIAGAGITANGFTMKSTFVTGGTFSLDGVHPSPRGYALIANKFIEAINAKYGSNLNGVNIGNYPVMFPKVL
- a CDS encoding glycogen/starch synthase, whose translation is MKDKRILYVSSEVVPYLAENEVSLMSYDVPKMINDQGGQIRIFMPRYGNINERRHQLHEVIRLSGMNLVVNDLDMPLIIKVASIPKERIQVYFIDNDEYFKRKATFTDEEGALYPDNDERAIFFAKGVVETVKKLNWVPDIIHVHGWLAAMLPIYMKHYYKHEALFSETKIITSVYGQSFDENLDLEMINKVKFDGVPHEAVSDLEVPNYENVLKASILHSDGVIIASENVSPSLTKFIESSGKPFLPFATKDAFADAYTNFYRTFGL
- a CDS encoding DUF4270 domain-containing protein, with the translated sequence MAVFLYSCDKDFNAIGEGLVGDDHFGLEAVKYDVLAYNQEVTPIQSSNIAPNNALGIFDNPLFGTTTANFVTQLGLATYSPTIGESPVIDSVRIQIPYYSHITATDANGNNTYELDSIYGDKNGKIKLSIYESGIQMRTSYFSGGSQLPQYYYTDQNTEFNSKKIGALLNDSANRLENEEFFFSAKEYKDSITTDGNKTLLRVKPEMRLHLKKQFFQDKILKAVASKLSTEDLFQEYFRGLYFNVEKSGSSPSNMALMNFSEGKITIYYKAKTASTEDTDSTMEDKTIVLNLKGINATTSSTANFLQDTRSSEYQNAITSANKTDGDDKLYLKGGEGSLAVVKLFNPTDVMGYDDNGQVVNKPNNVPDELDEIRHNVTTKNWKVNEANLVFYIDADKMKGTEEPNRVYLYDLTNNAVLVDYSTDALSTYGGLITLDSDKRGKSYKIRITGHIRNLIKDATAKNVDLGLVVSQSSAVLAFNALKNKNELISVAPRTSVMSPLGTVLFGGKKGGAPDSDQEKKRLRLEVYYTKPN